In one Lolium rigidum isolate FL_2022 chromosome 3, APGP_CSIRO_Lrig_0.1, whole genome shotgun sequence genomic region, the following are encoded:
- the LOC124704537 gene encoding F-box/kelch-repeat protein SKIP20-like, which produces MRNSKIRVEECMVEHIDLIPGMPDDIAVDCLVRVPHDAFRSMRRVCRGWKSAAAAPEFAMARAEAGANEDLVYLLQFGSPAAGDDAPKDDSSAYGVAVYNVTTGEWHRERAAPPMPMFAQCAAVGTRLAVMGGWDSKTFEPVADVHVLDAATGVWHKGTPMRSARSFFACAEAGGKIYVAGGHDKLKNALKTAEAYDTEADCWAPLPDMSEERDECDGMATVAGDKFMAVSGYRTGRQGGFERDAEWFDPATGEWRRLERVRAPPSAAHVVVRGRVWCIEGTAMMEWRGERRGWIEVGPYPPGLKAGTARAVAVGGGERVVVTGAIESGGHALWVFDVKSKNWTVVPPPPEFAGFVFSMASVRV; this is translated from the coding sequence ATGAGGAACTCAAAGATCCGCGTGGAAGAGTGCATGGTCGAGCACATCGACCTCATCCCGGGGATGCCGGACGACATCGCCGTCGACTGCCTGGTGCGCGTCCCGCACGACGCCTTCCGCTCCATGCGGCGGGTGTGCCGAGGGTGGAAGAGCGCCGCCGCGGCGCCGGAGTTCGCCATggcgcgcgccgaggccggcgcgAACGAGGATCTGGTGTACCTCCTGCAGTTCGGCAGCCCGGCCGCCGGGGACGACGCCCCCAAGGACGACTCTTCGGCCTACGGGGTGGCCGTGTACAACGTCACCACCGGCGAGTGGCACCGCGAGCGCGCggcgccgccgatgccgatgttCGCGCAGTGCGCGGCCGTCGGGACCCGCCTCGCGGTGATGGGCGGCTGGGACTCCAAGACCTTCGAGCCCGTGGCGGACGTCCACGTTCTTGATGCTGCCACCGGCGTGTGGCACAAGGGCACGCCGATGCGGTCGGCGCGGTCGTTCTTCGCGTGCGCCGAGGCGGGTGGCAAGATCTATGTGGCCGGCGGCCATGACAAGCTCAAGAACGCGCTGAAGACGGCAGAGGCGTACGACACGGAGGCTGACTGTTGGGCTCCGCTGCCTGACATGTCGGAGGAGCGGGATGAGTGCGACGGCATGGCCACAGTCGCCGGTGACAAGTTCATGGCCGTGAGCGGGTACCGCACTGGCCGGCAGGGCGGGTTCGAGCGCGACGCGGAGTGGTTCGACCCGGCCACCGGCGAGTGGCGCCGCCTGGAGCGCGTGCGCGCCCCGCCGTCGGCGGCGCACGTCGTGGTGCGCGGCCGGGTGTGGTGCATCGAGGGGACGGCCATGATGGAGTGGCGCGGGGAGCGCCGAGGTTGGATCGAGGTGGGGCCCTACCCTCCGGggctcaaggccggcactgcgcGCGCGGTCGCCGTCGGAGGCGGTGAGCGGGTGGTGGTCACCGGCGCCATCGAGTCCGGCGGGCACGCGCTCTGGGTGTTCGATGTTAAGTCCAAGAACTGGACCGTGGTGCCCCCTCCGCCGGAGTTCGCCGGCTTCGTGTTCTCCATGGCTTCTGTACGCGTGTGA